In Candidatus Sysuiplasma jiujiangense, the genomic window TCGTGTGTACACCCGCAGTGAGCGCGAGATACTGGAAATCGTGTTTCCTCACAGTGCTGTCAGGGAACAGGGACAGCTCCCTGCCGCTCTCTTCCTTCCGTTCCTTCCTCTGTTCAGAGCGCCTGCTCTCATAGTTGACCTTGACGGTGGAGGGGTCGCCGCTGCCGTCTGCGGCAAATGTGTTCTCGTTACCGTTGCCCATCTCATTGGTTATGCGTAACACCTCCTCGAGTATGGGTGTGACTCTGCCAGGATCGTAGCCTCTCTCAATTGTTTTGTACGAGAACTCCGATGAAATGTGCAGCTTCTCGCCAAACACGCGTACGAGTCCCGCAGCAACCCTGTTGCCCGCTCCGAAGTAGCTCTGGAGCATCAGCGCCTTCGCAAGGTCGCATGCAGGCACCTGCGGCCTTCCCGGACCCGTCTTCACTTCCGGCGGGCGTTCAGCAATTCTCGCGCATGCCTCATCCACGATATCCCTGATGGAATTGAGCATGTCCGCGAGTTCGTTGATCTGTGCCTCGTCATATGTGGCCCAGTCCACCGACTTCTTCGGCCTCGCTTCATATGTGAATGTGCCGTTCCTGACCGAGGATGCCACCGCCCTCAGTTCCTTCGACCGGAGATGCCTCCCTTTCCTGATACTGCTGTCTTCACTCAATGAACAGGGTAATGAGCAAAGGCCCTTTTCTGCTTTGTGAATGGTTTATTCACAAACGTTAAATTTTCGAGTGCATACGTGTGCTCATTGCCGCCGGTGCGACCCGTTTCTGCCGGGCTTCTGAGGAATTTTGTACCAAAACTGTCGTCGGCTTATCAAGGCTGAAAAGAAAAACTGCGAAGAAATACCCATCGGACAAGCAAATTTTAAGAACCCGTCTAATGTATGAGTCAGCGCGGCGCGTTGCCGTCCAGTCTGAAAGCAATACTCAATGAAAGGATGCACAGTGGTTAAAATGTCGGAAGATAACAGAAAGGACATGGAAGACGGGATCCAGCTCCTCAACGAGGGCAGGGCAGAGGAAGCGGTCAGGAAATTTGCAAAGGTGATTAAGAACGACCCGAAAAACGCGGAAGCATATTTCTGGAGGGCGGAGGCGTCTCTCGCACTTGCCCAGGTTTCCATAGACGAAATACTCGTGCTTTACAAGAAGGCGATAGAATTTGACCCGGGAAATGCCTATTACCAGAGTTCACTCGGTTTCTTTTGTGCCGAGAACGGGAGATTCAACGACGCTGAGTCCGCCTACAACAGGGCTGCGGAACTTGATCCTGATTCCTCCTCGCAGTTCTATTCCGAATTTGCCGCCGAATATGCCAAAAAGGCACCCGTCTTCATGGAAAAATTTCTGGACGACAAGACGAGAGAAATGATACAGAGGAAAGCGCTGAAATACGCACTTAAATCCATAATGATGGATGAGGAAACTGCAAAGAGGCTGCTCTAGGAAACGGTTTTAGCCACGAGGAAGTGCTGAATTGAATCTGGAGGGGCTTTGCCACATCTGCGGAAAACCGTCTTTCACTTCATGCAGAATGTGCGGCAGGATAACCTGCGCCGAACATCTGTCCTCGGCAGGGACCATATGCACCTCCTGCAGGAGCGGAAGGAGGATCTGAAAGCCGGGCATCCCTGACTCCTCGCCC contains:
- a CDS encoding tetratricopeptide repeat protein, whose product is MSEDNRKDMEDGIQLLNEGRAEEAVRKFAKVIKNDPKNAEAYFWRAEASLALAQVSIDEILVLYKKAIEFDPGNAYYQSSLGFFCAENGRFNDAESAYNRAAELDPDSSSQFYSEFAAEYAKKAPVFMEKFLDDKTREMIQRKALKYALKSIMMDEETAKRLL